One Streptomyces sp. NBC_00223 genomic window carries:
- a CDS encoding beta-glucosidase, with protein MTVREKVAQLFGVWVGASDEGGEVAPFQHEMEEPVTLDSLLPHGLGQLTRPFGTAPVDAALGALSLLRTQRTISAANRFGIPALAHEECLAGFAAWGATAYPVPLAWGATFNPGLIRTMSGRIGADMRSVGVHQGLAPVLDVVRDARWGRVEETMGEDPYLVGTVGTAYIQGLESAGIVATLKHFAGYSASRAGRNLAPVGMGVRERADVILAPFEMAVRESGARSVMHAYTDTDGVPSAADERLLTGLLRETWGFEGTVVADYFGISFLKTLHGVAGTFGEAAGAALAAGVDVELPTVKSFGEPLLDAIAAGEVSEELVDRALRRVLAQKAELGLLDPDWDPVPAVLAGTDPADPEALRGSVDLDPAANRDVARQVAEQSVVLLRNDGTLPLARPARIALIGPNADVPTAVLGCYAFPVHVGGQHPDIPLGIELPTLRQSLTAEFPGAEIVTAAGASVDGQVTAGFAEARRLAADADVVVLALGDRAGLFGRGTSGEGCDAQSLALPGVQQELLDTLLDTGTPVIVTLLAGRPYALGRAVGEAAAIVQAFFPGEEGTAAVAGVLSGRVEPAGRLPVSVPRQPGTQPSTYLAARLGQISEVSSIDPTPAFGFGHGLTYTAFDWSDLAVVDAETRTDGEARLAFTVRNTGERPGTEVAQIYLHDPVASVVQPVQRLIGYVRLPLAPGEATRVEVTVPADLAAFTGRDGQRIVEPGALELRLAASSTDTRLTATVTLTGPVREVDHTRRLHAEFTTATLPA; from the coding sequence ATGACCGTCAGAGAAAAGGTCGCGCAGCTGTTCGGCGTGTGGGTGGGGGCCTCCGACGAGGGGGGCGAAGTCGCCCCGTTCCAGCACGAGATGGAGGAGCCGGTCACTCTCGATTCCCTGCTGCCGCATGGCCTAGGACAGCTGACCCGGCCGTTCGGCACCGCTCCGGTGGACGCCGCGCTGGGCGCGCTGTCGCTGCTGCGCACCCAGCGCACCATCTCGGCCGCCAACCGGTTCGGCATACCGGCACTCGCCCATGAGGAGTGCCTGGCCGGATTCGCCGCCTGGGGTGCCACCGCCTACCCCGTACCGCTGGCCTGGGGGGCGACCTTCAACCCCGGGCTGATCCGGACGATGTCCGGGCGCATCGGCGCAGACATGCGTTCGGTGGGTGTGCACCAGGGTCTGGCTCCCGTGCTCGACGTGGTGCGCGACGCCCGCTGGGGCCGGGTCGAGGAGACCATGGGCGAGGACCCGTATCTGGTCGGTACGGTCGGCACCGCCTACATCCAGGGCCTGGAGTCCGCCGGGATCGTCGCCACCCTCAAGCACTTCGCCGGCTACTCGGCCTCGCGCGCGGGCCGCAATCTCGCGCCCGTGGGCATGGGTGTCAGGGAGCGGGCCGACGTCATCCTCGCGCCGTTCGAGATGGCGGTGCGCGAGAGCGGCGCCCGCTCGGTGATGCACGCCTACACCGACACCGACGGAGTGCCCTCGGCCGCCGACGAACGGCTGCTGACCGGACTGCTGCGGGAGACCTGGGGCTTCGAGGGGACGGTGGTCGCCGACTACTTCGGCATCTCCTTCCTCAAGACCCTGCACGGTGTGGCGGGCACCTTCGGCGAGGCGGCAGGCGCGGCGCTCGCGGCGGGCGTGGACGTCGAACTGCCGACCGTGAAGTCCTTCGGCGAACCGCTGCTCGACGCGATCGCCGCGGGCGAGGTGTCCGAGGAGCTGGTGGACCGGGCGCTGCGCCGCGTCCTGGCGCAGAAGGCCGAACTCGGGCTGCTCGACCCGGACTGGGACCCGGTGCCCGCCGTGCTGGCCGGCACCGACCCGGCCGACCCGGAGGCGCTGCGCGGCTCGGTGGACCTCGACCCGGCGGCCAACCGGGATGTCGCCCGGCAGGTCGCCGAGCAGAGCGTCGTCCTGCTGCGCAACGACGGCACACTGCCGCTGGCGCGCCCGGCCAGGATCGCGCTCATCGGTCCCAACGCCGACGTGCCGACGGCCGTACTGGGCTGCTACGCCTTCCCCGTGCACGTCGGCGGGCAGCACCCGGACATCCCGCTGGGCATCGAACTGCCCACGCTGCGGCAGTCGCTGACCGCCGAGTTCCCCGGCGCCGAGATCGTCACGGCGGCCGGCGCGAGCGTCGACGGCCAGGTCACGGCCGGTTTCGCGGAGGCCCGCCGGCTGGCGGCGGACGCGGACGTGGTGGTGCTCGCGCTCGGCGACCGGGCCGGGCTCTTCGGCCGCGGCACGAGCGGCGAGGGCTGCGACGCGCAGTCGCTGGCGCTGCCCGGCGTGCAGCAGGAACTCCTCGACACGCTGCTCGACACCGGCACCCCGGTGATCGTCACCCTGCTCGCCGGGCGGCCGTACGCGCTCGGGCGCGCGGTGGGCGAGGCCGCGGCGATCGTGCAGGCGTTCTTCCCCGGCGAGGAGGGCACCGCGGCGGTCGCGGGCGTGCTCAGCGGCCGCGTCGAGCCCGCGGGCCGGCTGCCGGTGAGCGTGCCCCGGCAGCCCGGCACCCAGCCGTCGACGTATCTGGCGGCGCGGCTGGGCCAGATCAGCGAGGTGTCCAGCATCGACCCGACCCCGGCCTTCGGCTTCGGGCACGGGCTGACGTACACCGCGTTCGACTGGTCGGACCTGGCGGTGGTCGACGCGGAAACGCGTACGGACGGGGAGGCGCGGCTGGCGTTCACCGTCCGCAACACCGGCGAGCGGCCCGGCACCGAGGTGGCGCAGATCTATCTGCACGACCCGGTCGCCTCGGTCGTCCAGCCGGTGCAGCGGCTGATCGGCTACGTACGCCTGCCGCTCGCACCGGGCGAGGCTACGCGCGTGGAGGTCACCGTGCCCGCCGACCTCGCGGCCTTCACCGGCCGCGACGGACAGCGGATCGTCGAGCCCGGGGCGCTGGAACTGCGGCTCGCCGCCTCCAGCACCGACACCAGGCTCACCGCGACGGTCACGCTCACCGGACCGGTGCGGGAGGTCGACCACACCCGGCGGCTGCACGCGGAGTTCACGACGGCGACCCTGCCCGCCTGA
- a CDS encoding glycoside hydrolase family 43 protein, which yields MPNPEHTPAPPTGTHSARNPVLSGVHPDPSVCRVGDDYYLVNSSFEYFPALPLHHSRDLAHWRPIGHAVDRPEQLALDGVRASGGLYAPQLSHHDGRFHLVCTLVDGHRRSGNFLLTAEDPAGPWSDPVWIPEAPGFDPSLFFDHDGSTHLLGTRQIHEDGRTAIWLRALDPATGELSGPEHVLFHGALVGARWAEGPHLYHHDGFYHLLLAEGGTEFEHAVTVARSRTLTGPYENNPRNPVLTHRHLGAGQAVTGTGHADLVVTPAGDWYAVLLASRPYGGGPHANLGRETFLARVEWQDGWPVVNPGVGRLEEHTEVALPAHPWPEPDPVDDFDAPELDPRWNMLRTPRTVFHSLTERPGHLRLRPLPHTLAEAATPAFVGRRQQHMDVTASTELDFAPASPGEAAGLAVLYDNDHHFTLLVAHDAAAGRVVRLTARDRGADTVRAELPLLPGPFTLTVTAAGQDYTFSCDRIADGRDPAEPAVLGTVDGRVLNNAHVGGFTGTYFGLYATAPGPTAPVADFARFSYRPTTAP from the coding sequence ATGCCGAACCCCGAGCACACCCCGGCGCCGCCCACCGGCACGCACTCCGCCCGCAACCCGGTCCTGTCCGGCGTCCACCCCGACCCCTCGGTCTGCCGGGTCGGCGACGACTACTACCTGGTCAACTCCTCCTTCGAGTACTTCCCCGCGCTGCCCCTGCACCACAGCCGCGACCTCGCGCACTGGCGGCCGATCGGCCACGCCGTCGACCGCCCGGAGCAGCTCGCGCTCGACGGCGTACGGGCCTCCGGCGGCCTCTACGCACCCCAGCTCAGCCACCACGACGGCCGCTTCCACCTGGTGTGCACCCTGGTCGACGGCCATCGGCGCAGCGGCAACTTCCTGCTGACCGCCGAGGACCCGGCCGGGCCCTGGTCGGACCCGGTGTGGATTCCCGAGGCGCCCGGCTTCGACCCCTCGCTCTTCTTCGACCACGACGGCTCGACGCATCTGCTGGGCACCCGGCAGATCCACGAGGACGGCCGCACCGCGATCTGGCTGCGCGCACTCGACCCCGCCACCGGGGAGCTGTCCGGCCCCGAGCACGTGCTCTTCCACGGCGCCCTGGTCGGCGCCCGCTGGGCCGAGGGCCCGCACCTCTACCACCACGACGGCTTCTACCACCTGCTGCTGGCCGAGGGCGGCACGGAGTTCGAGCACGCCGTCACCGTCGCCCGCAGCCGTACGCTGACCGGGCCGTACGAGAACAACCCGCGCAACCCCGTACTGACCCACCGCCACCTCGGGGCCGGGCAGGCCGTCACCGGCACCGGTCACGCCGACCTGGTGGTGACGCCGGCGGGGGACTGGTACGCGGTGCTGCTCGCCTCGCGCCCGTACGGCGGCGGGCCGCACGCCAACCTCGGCCGGGAGACCTTCCTCGCCCGCGTCGAGTGGCAGGACGGCTGGCCGGTCGTCAACCCCGGCGTCGGGCGGCTGGAGGAGCACACCGAGGTCGCGCTGCCCGCGCACCCCTGGCCCGAGCCGGACCCGGTGGACGACTTCGACGCCCCGGAGCTCGACCCCCGGTGGAACATGCTGCGCACCCCGCGGACCGTGTTCCACAGCCTGACCGAGCGCCCCGGGCATCTGCGGCTGCGCCCGCTGCCGCACACCCTCGCCGAGGCCGCCACCCCGGCCTTCGTCGGCCGCCGCCAGCAGCACATGGACGTCACCGCGAGCACCGAGCTGGACTTCGCGCCCGCGTCGCCCGGCGAGGCCGCGGGCCTGGCCGTGCTCTACGACAACGACCACCACTTCACCCTGCTGGTCGCCCACGACGCGGCGGCCGGCCGGGTGGTCCGGCTCACCGCGCGCGACCGCGGCGCCGACACCGTACGGGCCGAACTCCCGCTGCTGCCAGGACCGTTCACCCTCACGGTGACCGCCGCCGGCCAGGACTACACCTTCTCCTGCGACCGGATCGCCGACGGCCGGGACCCCGCCGAGCCTGCCGTGCTCGGCACGGTCGACGGCCGCGTCCTCAACAACGCGCACGTCGGCGGCTTCACCGGCACCTACTTCGGCCTCTACGCCACGGCCCCCGGACCGACGGCCCCCGTCGCCGACTTCGCCCGGTTCTCGTACCGTCCGACGACCGCGCCCTGA
- a CDS encoding carbohydrate ABC transporter permease translates to MTTTTPSVGGRRATRSGARVTRPGFAWAVPATLFFVLFAVVPLLLVAVLSFTHWDGLGSPSFAGVDNWTTLFHDHVMIQSLWLSVLITVLGVAVQTPLSILLGVWAAGRQRNRAILSAIYFVPLLLSATAVSVLWRALLDPNFGVPSQAKWLFGDGNLLGMQSGAIGVLVFVGAWQFTPFHTLIYQGAARAIPQVLYQAAAIDGAGTVRQFFHITLPQLRNTMITSMILMVVGGLTTFDTVLILTQGGPGTDTTISAYYMYQKAFKSFDFGGGSAIALVLVLVATIISLIVVKVSGYDKMRSTSEGL, encoded by the coding sequence ATGACCACCACCACACCGTCAGTGGGAGGGCGCCGGGCCACCCGGTCCGGCGCCCGGGTGACCCGCCCGGGCTTTGCCTGGGCGGTCCCCGCCACGTTGTTCTTCGTCCTTTTCGCCGTCGTACCGCTGCTGCTGGTCGCCGTGCTGTCCTTCACCCACTGGGACGGCCTGGGCTCGCCCTCGTTCGCAGGTGTCGACAACTGGACCACGCTGTTCCACGACCACGTGATGATCCAGAGCCTCTGGCTGAGCGTGCTGATCACGGTGCTGGGTGTCGCGGTCCAGACCCCGCTGAGCATTCTGCTCGGGGTCTGGGCGGCCGGCCGCCAGCGCAACCGCGCGATCCTTTCGGCGATCTACTTCGTACCGCTGCTGCTGTCGGCGACCGCGGTGTCCGTGCTGTGGCGGGCGCTGCTCGACCCCAACTTCGGGGTGCCCTCGCAGGCCAAGTGGCTGTTCGGGGACGGAAACCTGCTGGGGATGCAGTCCGGCGCCATCGGAGTGCTGGTCTTTGTCGGCGCCTGGCAGTTCACCCCGTTCCACACGCTGATCTACCAGGGCGCGGCGCGGGCGATCCCGCAGGTGCTCTACCAGGCGGCGGCGATCGACGGCGCGGGCACCGTACGGCAGTTCTTCCACATCACGCTGCCGCAGCTCCGCAACACGATGATCACCTCGATGATCCTGATGGTGGTCGGCGGACTGACCACGTTCGACACGGTGCTGATCCTCACCCAGGGCGGCCCCGGCACGGACACCACCATCAGCGCCTACTACATGTACCAGAAGGCGTTCAAGAGCTTCGACTTCGGCGGCGGCTCGGCCATCGCACTGGTGCTGGTGCTCGTCGCGACGATCATCTCGCTGATCGTCGTCAAGGTCTCCGGCTACGACAAGATGCGCAGCACGTCGGAGGGTCTGTGA
- a CDS encoding carbohydrate ABC transporter permease — protein sequence MKHRPNYLAGLGSLIWLFLVGLPLYVMLAATLQSRPDYAAGGPLSFPKHFTLHNYTADFSNGFGRYFLNTVVVTGSVVGIVLLLVPPLAYAIVRSRGRITTGVFRLFLLGLAIPAQAVIVPMFYVISKAGLYDNLLGVILPTAAFSLPVCALILTGVMRDITSDLYEAMAMDGASPWRVFFKLVLPLSKGGISTIVVFSALQAWNGFLFPLVLTQSDSTKVVTLGLYNFQTEHAIDVPGLLAAVVLSMLPIFIVYLFARRALVQGLMGVGGK from the coding sequence ATGAAACACCGTCCCAATTACCTCGCCGGCCTCGGCTCGCTGATCTGGCTCTTCCTGGTCGGCCTGCCGCTGTACGTGATGCTGGCGGCGACGCTGCAGAGCCGTCCGGACTACGCCGCCGGCGGCCCGCTGAGCTTCCCCAAGCACTTCACGCTGCACAACTACACGGCCGACTTCTCCAACGGCTTCGGCCGGTACTTCCTCAACACCGTCGTCGTCACCGGCTCGGTGGTCGGGATCGTGCTGCTGCTGGTGCCCCCGCTGGCGTACGCGATCGTGCGCAGCCGCGGCCGGATCACCACGGGGGTCTTCCGGCTGTTCCTGCTGGGCCTGGCCATCCCGGCGCAGGCCGTGATCGTGCCGATGTTCTACGTCATCAGCAAGGCCGGTCTGTACGACAACCTGCTCGGCGTGATCCTGCCGACGGCGGCGTTCTCGCTGCCGGTCTGCGCCCTGATCCTCACCGGGGTGATGCGTGACATCACCTCGGACCTGTACGAGGCCATGGCCATGGACGGGGCCTCGCCCTGGCGGGTGTTCTTCAAGCTGGTGCTGCCGCTGTCCAAGGGCGGGATCTCGACCATCGTGGTCTTCTCGGCTCTTCAGGCGTGGAACGGCTTCCTGTTCCCCCTGGTGCTCACCCAGTCCGACTCCACCAAGGTCGTCACGCTCGGCCTCTACAACTTCCAGACCGAGCACGCCATCGACGTCCCCGGTCTGCTGGCCGCGGTGGTGCTGTCCATGCTGCCCATCTTCATCGTCTACCTGTTCGCCCGCCGTGCCCTGGTCCAGGGACTCATGGGCGTCGGAGGAAAGTGA
- a CDS encoding LacI family DNA-binding transcriptional regulator — translation MSDDEETGRVTLAQVAETAGVSISTVSKVLNGRQDVSPPTRMKVERLLEIHGYRRAPRSSPEAPLVEIVFHELDGVWAMELIRGVENIAKEIGASVVLTESGTRHSPGPEWIEGVLRRRPLGVILVFSSLPQELKRQLKSRSIPFVIIDPAGDPEPDVPSVGSANWSGGLAATRHLIDCGHRRIGIITGPEDMMCSLARLDGYRSAMTMAGLELEPALIAFGDFHVEGGYEVARRMLGRPDRPTAIFAGSDLQAIGVLEAAGDHGLRVPEDLSVVGFDDVAIAQWSRPALTTIHQPLRKMAEEATQMLMRLRADEHPTTRLELATSLVLRKSTAPPREAA, via the coding sequence ATGAGTGATGACGAGGAGACGGGCCGAGTGACCCTCGCCCAGGTGGCCGAAACTGCCGGGGTCTCCATCTCGACAGTTTCGAAAGTCCTCAACGGCCGTCAGGATGTATCTCCTCCGACCAGGATGAAGGTCGAGCGTCTGCTGGAGATCCACGGCTACCGGCGGGCGCCGCGGTCGTCGCCCGAGGCTCCGTTGGTCGAGATCGTCTTCCACGAACTGGACGGCGTCTGGGCGATGGAGCTGATCCGCGGCGTCGAGAACATCGCCAAGGAGATCGGCGCGAGTGTGGTGCTCACCGAGAGCGGAACACGGCACTCACCGGGTCCCGAGTGGATCGAGGGGGTGCTGAGACGCCGTCCGCTGGGTGTGATCCTGGTCTTCTCGTCGCTGCCGCAGGAACTCAAGCGGCAGCTCAAATCCCGGTCCATCCCGTTCGTGATCATCGATCCGGCCGGCGACCCCGAGCCCGATGTGCCGTCGGTGGGCTCGGCGAACTGGTCGGGCGGGCTGGCCGCGACCCGGCATCTGATCGACTGCGGACACCGGCGGATAGGGATCATCACCGGGCCCGAGGACATGATGTGCTCGCTCGCCCGGCTGGACGGCTACCGCTCGGCGATGACCATGGCCGGGCTGGAGCTCGAACCCGCGCTCATCGCCTTCGGCGACTTCCATGTCGAGGGCGGCTACGAGGTCGCGCGCCGGATGCTGGGCCGTCCCGACCGGCCCACCGCGATCTTCGCGGGCAGCGACCTCCAGGCGATAGGCGTCCTGGAGGCGGCCGGCGACCACGGGCTGCGAGTCCCCGAGGACTTGTCGGTGGTCGGCTTCGACGACGTGGCCATCGCGCAGTGGTCCCGTCCGGCGCTGACCACCATTCACCAGCCGCTGCGGAAAATGGCGGAGGAGGCGACGCAGATGCTGATGCGGCTGCGGGCCGACGAGCACCCGACCACACGCCTGGAACTGGCCACGAGCCTGGTCCTGCGCAAGAGCACGGCTCCCCCTCGGGAGGCCGCCTGA
- a CDS encoding ABC transporter substrate-binding protein — protein MTTERRFSRRTPRLVAATAASAVALTLLAACGGSSSDSDSDATSGSTPSAGASKSGDTAAAVSTAIPTQDVVSAITADPAIKAELPAKLRDSGTITLGNTRAPGVTSLPHGGETSDGTPIGLDVDLRNAVAKVLGVTWKVEYGTFPTIIPGVQNGRYDVGMDNFGVTKAREEVVDFATYLSDGQSFLGSKDVSIDKVTALTDLCGLTVATSPGSTFQQILEDGAAKCGEAGKKPYKVQYFADTAPIFLGLQNGKVDIFFGPTLSLKYDEARVPGTKYLGQISTTPVGFVTEKGSPIAKALSDAVNKLIADGDYAKIFEKWGVPGTGIDKSEVNPAATF, from the coding sequence GTGACCACCGAAAGACGTTTCAGCCGCCGTACCCCGCGCCTGGTCGCCGCGACGGCCGCGTCCGCCGTCGCCCTGACCCTGCTCGCCGCCTGCGGCGGTTCGTCCTCCGACTCCGACTCCGACGCCACCTCCGGGTCGACGCCGAGCGCGGGCGCATCGAAGTCCGGCGACACCGCGGCCGCCGTCTCGACGGCCATCCCCACCCAGGACGTCGTCTCGGCGATCACCGCCGACCCGGCGATCAAGGCCGAGCTGCCCGCCAAGCTCCGCGACAGCGGCACGATCACCCTCGGCAATACCCGCGCCCCCGGCGTCACCAGCCTCCCGCACGGCGGCGAGACCTCCGACGGCACGCCCATCGGCCTGGACGTCGACCTGCGCAACGCCGTCGCCAAGGTGCTCGGGGTGACCTGGAAGGTCGAGTACGGCACCTTCCCGACGATCATCCCCGGCGTGCAGAACGGCCGTTACGACGTGGGCATGGACAACTTCGGCGTCACCAAGGCCCGCGAGGAGGTCGTCGACTTCGCCACCTACCTCAGCGACGGCCAGTCCTTCCTGGGCTCCAAGGACGTGTCGATCGACAAGGTCACCGCGCTCACCGACCTGTGCGGCCTGACCGTGGCCACCAGCCCGGGCTCGACCTTCCAGCAGATCCTGGAGGACGGTGCCGCCAAGTGCGGCGAGGCGGGCAAGAAGCCGTACAAGGTGCAGTACTTCGCCGACACCGCGCCGATCTTCCTCGGCCTGCAGAACGGCAAGGTGGACATCTTCTTCGGCCCGACGCTGAGCCTGAAGTACGACGAGGCGCGGGTGCCGGGCACCAAGTACCTCGGCCAGATCAGCACCACGCCGGTCGGGTTCGTCACCGAGAAGGGCTCCCCGATCGCCAAGGCGCTCAGCGACGCGGTCAACAAGCTGATCGCCGACGGCGACTACGCGAAGATCTTCGAGAAGTGGGGTGTGCCCGGCACCGGCATCGACAAGTCCGAGGTGAACCCCGCCGCCACCTTCTGA
- a CDS encoding amino acid ABC transporter ATP-binding protein, with protein sequence MSGTAAGTAAGNERPLVRVRGLRKSFGANVVLEGVDLDVREGEVAVLLGPSGSGKSTLLRCVNHLEKPDAGFVEIGGEIVGYRHDGTRLRELRARAITRQRADVGMVFQQFNLFPHMTALENITQAPVAVRGTSRKQAAAQARELLERVGLAGREDSYPRQMSGGQQQRVAIARALAMEPRLLLFDEPTSALDPELVGEVLTVMKDLAVSGMTMIVVTHEIGFAREVADTVVFLDGGRIIESGAPADVLTAPRHERARAFLSAVL encoded by the coding sequence GTGAGCGGAACCGCGGCCGGGACCGCCGCCGGGAACGAACGGCCGCTGGTCAGGGTCCGCGGGCTGCGCAAGAGCTTCGGCGCGAACGTCGTACTGGAGGGCGTCGACCTGGATGTGCGCGAGGGCGAGGTGGCCGTTCTGCTCGGGCCCTCCGGCTCCGGCAAGTCCACGCTGCTGCGCTGCGTCAACCACCTGGAGAAGCCGGACGCCGGCTTCGTGGAGATCGGCGGCGAGATCGTCGGCTACCGCCACGACGGCACCCGGCTGCGGGAGTTGCGGGCCCGCGCGATCACCCGGCAGCGGGCCGACGTCGGCATGGTCTTCCAGCAGTTCAACCTCTTCCCGCACATGACCGCGCTGGAGAACATCACCCAGGCGCCGGTCGCCGTGCGCGGCACGTCCAGGAAGCAGGCCGCCGCCCAGGCGCGCGAACTGCTGGAGCGGGTGGGTCTGGCCGGCCGCGAGGACTCCTACCCCCGGCAGATGTCCGGCGGCCAGCAGCAGCGGGTGGCCATCGCCCGCGCGCTGGCGATGGAGCCGCGGCTGCTGCTCTTCGACGAGCCCACCAGCGCGCTCGACCCCGAACTCGTCGGCGAGGTGCTGACCGTCATGAAGGACCTGGCGGTCAGCGGCATGACGATGATCGTGGTCACCCACGAGATCGGCTTCGCCCGCGAGGTGGCCGACACGGTGGTCTTCCTCGACGGCGGCCGGATCATCGAGTCCGGCGCTCCGGCGGACGTCCTGACCGCGCCGCGGCACGAACGGGCGCGCGCCTTCCTGTCGGCGGTGCTGTAG
- a CDS encoding ABC transporter substrate-binding protein, giving the protein MKKRAWLPRAVAGGVTLVLGLSLAACGGGSSNSGSKSGEFHVLVYGDATNKVEKQIVATFNKTSKVKAVLDTIPGADYQQKLQTIISTKQAPDVFYNWGGGSIAPFVKAGLLLPLDDFIAKDPGLKDNFLPSVFNTAVVDGKSYGVPMRGTQPVFLFSNKKVLADAGVAEPKTWQELLDAVKTLKAKGKTPFALGGGDQWPTLMWYEYMYDRIAGPGLFEKALGGDKSAWDSPDSRAALAKLKELVDAGAFGTNYDSVKFTDGGSPALLATGKAAFELMGSWEYSTIQDAYPDFAKTDLGFGNFPSVEGGKGDPNDVVGNTNNFYSVLKKTKYPDAVAEFLKLQYSDEFVKAQMAIGNLPTTTNTEKFLDTAASPDYAKFQFNLVKAAPSFQLSWDQAYPQTASTAMHTAIQEFFDGKLDADGFIKAMQALPTS; this is encoded by the coding sequence ATGAAGAAGCGCGCTTGGCTCCCTCGCGCCGTCGCCGGTGGCGTCACTCTCGTGCTCGGGCTGTCCCTGGCGGCCTGCGGTGGAGGCAGCAGCAACTCCGGTAGCAAGTCCGGAGAGTTCCACGTCCTGGTCTACGGGGATGCCACCAACAAGGTGGAGAAGCAGATCGTCGCCACCTTCAACAAGACCTCGAAGGTCAAGGCGGTCCTGGACACCATCCCCGGTGCCGACTACCAGCAGAAGCTGCAGACGATCATCAGCACGAAGCAGGCGCCCGACGTCTTCTACAACTGGGGCGGCGGCAGCATCGCGCCCTTCGTCAAGGCCGGACTGCTGCTCCCGCTCGACGACTTCATCGCCAAGGACCCGGGCCTCAAGGACAACTTCCTCCCGTCGGTGTTCAACACCGCGGTGGTCGACGGCAAGTCCTACGGTGTCCCGATGCGCGGCACCCAGCCCGTGTTCCTCTTCAGCAACAAGAAGGTGCTCGCCGACGCCGGCGTCGCCGAGCCCAAGACCTGGCAGGAACTGCTCGACGCGGTCAAGACGCTCAAGGCGAAGGGCAAGACCCCGTTCGCGCTCGGCGGCGGCGACCAGTGGCCGACCCTGATGTGGTACGAGTACATGTACGACCGCATCGCGGGCCCCGGCCTGTTCGAGAAGGCCCTCGGCGGCGACAAGAGCGCCTGGGACAGCCCCGACAGCCGCGCCGCCCTGGCCAAGCTCAAGGAACTGGTCGACGCCGGCGCCTTCGGCACCAACTACGACTCGGTGAAGTTCACCGACGGCGGCTCCCCCGCGCTGCTGGCCACCGGCAAGGCGGCCTTCGAGCTGATGGGCTCGTGGGAGTACTCCACGATCCAGGACGCCTACCCGGACTTCGCCAAGACCGACCTCGGCTTCGGCAACTTCCCGTCCGTCGAGGGCGGCAAGGGTGACCCGAACGACGTGGTCGGCAACACCAACAACTTCTACTCGGTGCTGAAGAAGACCAAGTACCCGGACGCGGTCGCGGAGTTCCTCAAGCTCCAGTACTCCGACGAGTTCGTGAAGGCGCAGATGGCCATCGGCAACCTGCCGACCACCACGAACACCGAGAAGTTCCTCGACACCGCCGCCAGCCCGGACTACGCGAAGTTCCAGTTCAACCTGGTCAAGGCGGCCCCCTCGTTCCAGCTGTCGTGGGACCAGGCGTACCCGCAGACCGCGTCCACCGCGATGCACACGGCGATCCAGGAGTTCTTCGACGGCAAGCTCGACGCCGACGGATTCATCAAGGCCATGCAGGCCCTGCCGACCTCCTGA